One stretch of Methyloversatilis sp. RAC08 DNA includes these proteins:
- a CDS encoding efflux RND transporter periplasmic adaptor subunit, translating to MADRRCPEAVAALVDLSRLPGAWSCAVLLLLLTGCGKPETSPVAADIVRPALIREVGTADNGAKLRFPGRVRAERRAELSFSVPGFVTEFALNEGSRVKVGQIVARLEDGVFKAQLNAAQSEFERAKTDLERYQRLWESELAVARSEVDDRRARLEVARTQLATAQQNLDDAVIRAPFDGVITRRRLEAFANVQANQPIADLQDLRALEIVINVPERIVRNEYAQDVGQAVFEGQDALSVPLRLKSYAAEADPQTQTYEIVLALGSPPGGLKLLPGMSATVIPFAGTVKSSDAPLVVPLTAIAADATGDRSVWVVGAGGQVARRTVRTADVRGSDVVITSGLQPGERVVVAGVSALREDMKVRPLDER from the coding sequence ATGGCTGATCGCCGCTGTCCGGAGGCCGTCGCAGCGCTCGTTGACCTCAGCCGGCTGCCGGGCGCCTGGTCATGTGCGGTGCTGTTGCTGTTGCTGACCGGTTGTGGAAAGCCGGAAACGTCGCCGGTCGCGGCGGATATCGTGCGTCCGGCGCTCATTCGCGAGGTGGGTACGGCAGACAACGGCGCGAAGTTGCGCTTTCCCGGCCGGGTCCGCGCGGAGCGACGTGCCGAACTGTCGTTCAGCGTTCCCGGCTTCGTGACCGAATTCGCATTGAACGAGGGTAGCCGGGTCAAGGTGGGGCAGATCGTTGCGCGCCTGGAGGACGGGGTGTTCAAGGCCCAGCTGAATGCCGCGCAGTCCGAGTTCGAGCGCGCGAAGACCGATCTCGAACGCTACCAGCGGCTGTGGGAATCCGAACTCGCCGTCGCCCGTTCGGAAGTGGATGACCGGCGCGCCCGGCTTGAAGTGGCGCGTACCCAGCTCGCCACCGCGCAGCAGAATCTGGACGATGCGGTCATCAGGGCGCCCTTCGACGGGGTGATCACGCGCAGGCGGCTGGAAGCGTTCGCCAATGTACAGGCCAATCAGCCGATCGCAGATCTGCAGGATCTGCGCGCGCTGGAGATCGTGATCAACGTGCCCGAACGCATCGTGCGAAACGAATACGCCCAGGATGTCGGTCAGGCGGTGTTCGAGGGGCAGGATGCACTTTCGGTGCCACTTCGCCTGAAGTCATATGCCGCCGAGGCGGACCCACAGACGCAGACCTACGAGATCGTGCTCGCCCTCGGTTCTCCGCCGGGCGGGCTGAAGCTGCTGCCGGGCATGTCGGCGACCGTCATACCCTTTGCCGGCACGGTGAAGTCGTCCGATGCGCCGCTGGTCGTGCCGCTCACGGCCATCGCCGCCGACGCGACGGGCGACCGGTCCGTCTGGGTCGTCGGCGCCGGCGGACAGGTTGCGCGTCGTACCGTGCGGACCGCAGACGTTCGCGGCAGCGATGTCGTGATCACGTCCGGTCTCCAACCCGGCGAGCGCGTCGTGGTCGCCGGCGTGAGCGCGCTGCGCGAGGACATGAAGGTGCGCCCGCTCGATGAACGCTGA
- a CDS encoding bifunctional enoyl-CoA hydratase/phosphate acetyltransferase yields MNHFTDPDSLWIENRTYDEIAVGDTATLLRTLRHEDIHMFAIMSGDINPAHVDAEYARSSIFTEVIAHGMWGGALISTLLGTQFPGPGTIYVDQTLHFSRPVRVGDTVTVTVRCDRKFDHNKHMILDCVCINQHGEKVIHGTAEVLAPSDKVRLVKTELPEFRLSDTRKTRFERLMQITHGLTPISMAVAHPCDAESLRGALLARDRGLIVPTLVGPEAKIRRLAEEFGMDLGDCRIVDTPHSHASAERAVALCRAGECEALMKGSLHTDELVSEVIRKDTGLRTARRMSHVFVMDVPTYPRLMLITDAAINVAPTLLEKADIVQNAIDLAHILHIPEPKVALLAAVETVNPAMPSTIDAAALCKMADRGQIRGGLLDGPLAFDNAISAAAALTKGIRSVVAGQADILVVPDIESGNMLAKQMEYLAEALAAGIVLGARVPFVLTSRADSAETRTTSTAIAVVMAHAKRNAVTRGDA; encoded by the coding sequence ATGAACCACTTCACCGATCCCGATTCGCTCTGGATAGAAAACCGTACGTACGACGAAATCGCGGTGGGCGACACGGCCACCCTGCTGCGCACGCTGCGCCACGAAGACATCCACATGTTCGCCATCATGTCCGGCGACATCAACCCGGCGCACGTCGATGCCGAGTACGCCCGCTCGTCCATCTTCACCGAGGTCATCGCCCATGGCATGTGGGGCGGCGCTCTCATCTCCACCCTGCTGGGCACCCAGTTTCCCGGTCCCGGAACGATCTATGTCGACCAGACACTGCACTTCAGCCGCCCGGTAAGGGTCGGCGACACCGTCACCGTGACCGTGCGCTGCGATCGCAAGTTCGATCACAACAAGCACATGATTCTCGACTGCGTCTGCATCAATCAGCACGGAGAGAAGGTGATTCACGGCACCGCCGAAGTGCTGGCACCGAGCGACAAGGTCAGGCTGGTCAAGACGGAGTTGCCGGAATTCCGGCTGTCCGACACGAGGAAGACGCGCTTCGAACGCCTGATGCAGATCACGCACGGCCTGACGCCGATCTCGATGGCGGTGGCGCATCCCTGCGACGCTGAATCGCTGCGCGGCGCCCTGCTGGCGCGCGACCGCGGCCTGATCGTGCCGACACTGGTCGGCCCCGAGGCGAAGATTCGCCGGCTTGCCGAGGAGTTCGGCATGGATCTCGGCGATTGCCGGATCGTCGACACCCCGCACAGCCATGCATCGGCCGAGCGCGCGGTGGCACTGTGCCGCGCCGGCGAGTGCGAAGCCCTGATGAAGGGCAGCCTGCACACCGATGAACTGGTCAGCGAGGTGATCCGGAAGGACACAGGCCTGCGGACAGCGCGGCGCATGAGCCATGTGTTCGTGATGGACGTGCCGACCTATCCGCGGTTGATGCTGATCACCGATGCCGCGATCAACGTGGCGCCGACACTGCTGGAAAAGGCCGACATCGTGCAGAACGCGATCGACCTCGCGCACATCCTGCACATTCCGGAGCCGAAGGTCGCCCTGCTTGCCGCAGTGGAAACGGTCAATCCGGCGATGCCGTCGACGATCGACGCCGCCGCATTGTGCAAGATGGCGGATCGCGGTCAGATCCGGGGCGGACTGCTCGACGGCCCGCTGGCCTTCGACAACGCGATCTCGGCGGCGGCGGCGCTCACCAAGGGCATCCGGTCGGTGGTGGCGGGGCAGGCCGACATCCTCGTCGTACCCGACATCGAGTCGGGCAACATGCTCGCCAAACAGATGGAATACCTCGCCGAGGCGCTAGCCGCCGGCATCGTGCTGGGCGCCCGCGTACCGTTCGTGCTGACCAGCCGTGCCGATTCCGCCGAAACCCGGACCACCTCGACCGCCATCGCAGTCGTCATGGCGCATGCCAAGCGCAACGCAGTGACGAGGGGCGACGCATGA
- a CDS encoding efflux RND transporter permease subunit — protein MNPAEYTLRNAVIAWVVTVLLLIGGYLAYERLGRFEDPEFVIRQAVIVTAYPGASPAQVAEEVTDLIEGAVQQMQEVEEVISVSRAGESLVKVEAKLAFSHSQAELDQVWDKLRSKVSSVSRSLPPGAAQPVVNGDFGDVFALFYAVTGDGYTPRQLYDYADFLRRELVLVPGVAKVALLGERPEAIFVEISRARAAQLGVPLEKVHATLRAQNVISPAGNVLAGDLRLQINPDATVESVDALKHLVVAGDSSSGLVRLLDIADIRREYLTPPAALVRHEGQPAIGLGVSNVLGGNVVEMGDAVKRRLAGLENQRPVGMELSAISIQSDSVRAAVDGFVANLVAAVAIVVVVLLFFMGVRSGLIIGAILVLTVAGTLIAMLMDGIAMQRISLGALIIALGMLVDNAIVVTDGILVRMQRGEAALAAATAVVKATVWPLLGGTVVGILAFSAIGLSPTDMGEYAGSLFWVILYSMMLSWLFAITLTPLFCVALLKVNDQPVPVRDGRVMTAYRRLLRKALAYRRSSGALLVALLAAGVVAFGFVPPGFMPDSARPQFVIDLYLPQGTDIDATARVVAEVERKVKTKPGVSRVTSFIGRGGLRFMLTYSPEDPNPAYGQVLVDVERFEDIAGLIAALQPELGLTFPHVDVKVWKFMLGRGGGKKIEAAFRGPDPQVLRRLADEAKAVMAKDPEALAIQDDWRQQVPVVAPRFSVEAAQRAGVLPSDIAGALEYNYVGQQIGVYREREKLIPIVARAPAAEREGVEDLRSVQVFSPTAGRFVPVEQFIEGTETRWENAIIRRENRFPMIKAQCDPPAGQLSAPLFERLRPQIEAIALPPGYALEWHGEHKASTEANEGLATAAPYGFVAMVLAVIVMFNAFRQTAVIWLTVPLAVLGVAIGLLLFQAPFEFMAILGFLSLTGMLIKNAIVLVDQIDTEIRDGKPRHEAVLDASASRARPVFLGAATTVLGVAPLLVDPFFRSMAVTIMFGLIFATLLTLVVVPLLYATFFGIHADEAGHGA, from the coding sequence ATGAATCCCGCCGAGTACACGCTGCGCAATGCGGTCATCGCATGGGTGGTGACGGTCCTGCTGCTGATCGGTGGCTACCTGGCCTATGAACGCCTTGGCCGCTTCGAGGATCCGGAGTTCGTGATCCGTCAGGCCGTCATCGTCACCGCTTACCCGGGTGCCTCGCCGGCGCAGGTGGCCGAGGAGGTCACTGACCTGATCGAAGGCGCTGTGCAGCAGATGCAGGAGGTGGAAGAGGTCATTTCGGTGTCCCGTGCCGGCGAATCGCTGGTCAAGGTCGAAGCGAAGCTGGCCTTTTCGCATTCCCAGGCCGAGCTCGATCAGGTGTGGGACAAGCTGCGCAGCAAGGTTTCCTCGGTGTCCCGTTCCTTGCCGCCGGGCGCAGCCCAGCCGGTCGTGAATGGCGACTTCGGCGACGTTTTCGCGCTCTTCTACGCCGTGACCGGCGACGGCTACACGCCCCGTCAGCTCTATGACTACGCGGACTTCCTGCGTCGCGAGCTGGTGCTGGTGCCGGGCGTTGCGAAAGTTGCGCTGTTGGGCGAACGCCCGGAGGCGATCTTCGTCGAGATATCCCGTGCGCGCGCCGCGCAGCTCGGCGTGCCGCTTGAAAAAGTGCATGCGACGCTGCGGGCGCAGAACGTGATCAGTCCGGCGGGCAACGTGCTCGCCGGCGATCTGCGACTGCAGATCAACCCCGACGCGACGGTCGAGTCGGTGGATGCGCTGAAGCATCTGGTGGTCGCCGGTGATTCGTCGAGCGGCCTCGTGCGCTTGCTCGACATCGCGGACATCCGGCGCGAGTACCTCACGCCCCCTGCGGCGCTCGTGCGCCACGAAGGACAACCGGCCATCGGGCTGGGCGTATCCAACGTCCTGGGCGGCAACGTGGTCGAGATGGGCGACGCGGTGAAGCGTCGGCTGGCCGGGCTGGAAAATCAGCGACCGGTAGGCATGGAGCTCAGCGCGATATCGATCCAGTCGGACTCGGTGCGCGCCGCAGTGGATGGCTTCGTTGCGAATCTGGTTGCTGCCGTCGCCATCGTCGTTGTAGTGCTGCTGTTCTTCATGGGTGTGCGCAGCGGTCTGATCATCGGCGCCATATTGGTACTGACCGTGGCTGGCACGCTGATCGCCATGCTGATGGACGGGATCGCGATGCAGCGCATTTCACTCGGTGCGCTGATCATCGCGCTCGGCATGCTGGTCGACAACGCCATCGTGGTTACCGACGGCATCCTGGTGCGCATGCAGCGGGGCGAAGCCGCGCTTGCGGCAGCAACGGCCGTCGTGAAGGCGACGGTCTGGCCGCTGCTCGGCGGCACCGTGGTCGGCATCCTCGCCTTCAGCGCCATCGGCCTGTCGCCGACCGACATGGGCGAATACGCCGGTTCGCTGTTCTGGGTGATCCTGTACTCGATGATGCTGTCGTGGTTGTTCGCCATCACGCTCACTCCGCTGTTCTGCGTCGCCCTGCTAAAGGTGAACGATCAGCCCGTCCCGGTTCGTGACGGTCGCGTCATGACGGCCTATCGGCGGCTGCTGCGCAAGGCGCTCGCGTACCGGCGCAGCAGCGGTGCGCTGCTCGTCGCCCTGCTGGCGGCCGGTGTCGTCGCCTTCGGTTTCGTGCCGCCGGGCTTCATGCCGGACTCCGCCCGGCCGCAGTTCGTCATTGACCTCTATCTGCCCCAGGGCACCGATATCGACGCCACGGCACGCGTGGTCGCCGAGGTCGAGCGGAAGGTGAAGACAAAGCCGGGTGTGAGCCGGGTGACCAGTTTCATTGGGCGCGGCGGCCTGCGCTTCATGCTCACCTACAGTCCGGAAGACCCCAACCCGGCTTACGGCCAGGTGCTGGTCGACGTCGAACGCTTCGAGGACATCGCAGGACTTATCGCGGCACTTCAGCCGGAATTGGGGCTGACCTTCCCGCACGTTGACGTCAAGGTGTGGAAATTCATGCTGGGCCGTGGCGGCGGAAAGAAGATCGAAGCCGCCTTCCGCGGTCCGGATCCGCAGGTGCTTCGTCGGCTGGCCGACGAGGCGAAGGCGGTCATGGCGAAAGATCCGGAGGCGCTGGCAATCCAGGACGACTGGCGTCAGCAGGTCCCGGTGGTGGCGCCGCGCTTTTCGGTCGAAGCGGCGCAGCGCGCCGGCGTACTGCCGTCCGATATCGCCGGCGCGCTCGAATACAACTATGTCGGTCAACAGATCGGCGTCTACCGCGAGCGCGAAAAACTCATCCCCATCGTCGCCCGCGCCCCTGCAGCGGAGCGCGAAGGCGTGGAGGATCTGCGCAGCGTGCAGGTGTTCAGCCCGACGGCGGGGCGCTTCGTGCCGGTCGAACAATTCATCGAAGGCACGGAGACGCGCTGGGAAAACGCCATCATCCGGCGCGAGAACCGTTTCCCGATGATCAAGGCGCAGTGCGATCCGCCGGCGGGGCAGTTGTCGGCGCCGCTGTTCGAGCGCCTGCGTCCGCAGATCGAGGCGATCGCGCTGCCGCCCGGCTACGCGCTTGAGTGGCACGGCGAGCACAAGGCTTCGACCGAAGCGAACGAAGGCCTTGCCACGGCGGCGCCCTATGGTTTCGTCGCCATGGTGCTGGCCGTCATCGTCATGTTCAATGCGTTCCGCCAGACGGCGGTCATCTGGCTCACCGTGCCGCTGGCGGTGCTCGGCGTGGCGATCGGGCTGCTGCTTTTCCAGGCGCCGTTCGAATTCATGGCCATCCTCGGTTTCCTGAGTCTCACCGGCATGCTGATCAAGAACGCCATCGTGCTCGTGGATCAGATCGATACCGAAATCCGGGATGGCAAGCCGCGCCATGAGGCCGTGCTCGATGCGTCCGCAAGCCGCGCCAGACCGGTCTTCCTCGGTGCCGCGACCACAGTGCTGGGCGTGGCGCCTCTGCTGGTTGACCCGTTCTTCCGCAGCATGGCCGTGACGATCATGTTCGGCCTGATCTTCGCGACGCTGCTGACCCTCGTGGTGGTACCGCTGCTGTACGCCACGTTCTTCGGCATACACGCCGACGAAGCCGGGCACGGAGCATGA
- a CDS encoding YlcI/YnfO family protein → MKTAAIPSVRVEPHLCTEIESVLADGETLSEFVETAVRAGVARHRIREEFVARGLRSRDETRRTGDYVDAEIALDGL, encoded by the coding sequence ATGAAGACTGCCGCCATCCCGTCCGTTCGCGTAGAACCCCACCTCTGCACAGAGATAGAGTCCGTGCTGGCAGATGGCGAGACGCTTTCCGAGTTTGTCGAAACAGCTGTTCGTGCGGGCGTCGCGCGGCATCGTATCCGTGAAGAGTTTGTGGCGCGCGGACTGCGCTCACGAGACGAAACGCGGCGCACCGGCGACTACGTTGACGCCGAGATCGCGCTTGACGGCCTGTAG
- a CDS encoding alpha/beta fold hydrolase: MTDFVQRAEQIRETSRKISALLARRIDGANGRFRQRVHDTTTREAPDWTTLAEGWAEYMTDVMQRSVLFWDTLHQRGNQFVAHQKAGLPPVLGFEYETVLDARTFGRPVNYALLRIVPPAGVTVYPERRPYVIIDPRAGHGPGIGGFKDDSQVGVALRAGHPVYFVTFFHEPEPGQTLLDVTEAEAAFVSKVRELHPQSGKPVIVGNCQGGWAAMMVAATHPEEAGPVVINGAPMSYWGGAWEDGDHDNPMRYAGGLLGGTWMSSMISDLSDGIFDGAWLVQNFENLNPANSYWKKYYHLFANIDTEPARFLEFERWWGGFYLMNREEIEWITQTLFIGNTLWDGGVKAQSGRPMDLRDIRSPIVLFASMGDNITPPEQAFNWVADIYGSTEEIKARGQVIVGLLHADVGHLGIFVSGAVARKEHAQIVSVMKSIEALPPGLYGMNILTIRSDGGEERYEVEFIEQRLEDVSRRLNRYARQDEKPFETVAAISGFNQRAYELFARPLVQGMANEATAKLARDFHPLRFQRWAISDINPWLGWLAPAAQAVRAQRTPLGGDHPWRVIEAAASDIFSASLDFQRDIGNALKECLFFHTYGNLFTLTATNAGSNTPEAAIEPRNLPMVKAALGKLSDGGYTEAAARLGFLLHRHGAPMPLSRLELRVDLAKDLAHLMPSGAPDELRRIRGEQEIIVCFEPDKAISSLPTLLQRDEDRVRMLALLAALTDEPRVRAMQLTQDQEQMIRRIREAIAPTPSERKITVPLSKRKSGRSS; this comes from the coding sequence ATGACTGATTTTGTGCAGCGGGCCGAACAGATCCGCGAGACCAGCCGGAAGATTTCCGCCTTGCTGGCCAGACGCATCGACGGCGCAAACGGGCGATTCCGGCAGCGCGTGCATGACACCACCACCCGTGAGGCGCCGGACTGGACCACTCTGGCCGAAGGCTGGGCGGAGTACATGACGGACGTGATGCAGCGCTCGGTGCTGTTTTGGGACACCCTGCACCAGCGCGGCAACCAGTTCGTCGCGCATCAGAAAGCCGGCCTGCCTCCGGTACTGGGGTTCGAGTACGAAACGGTGCTTGACGCGCGAACGTTCGGCCGGCCGGTCAACTACGCGTTGCTCCGCATCGTGCCGCCGGCGGGGGTGACGGTATATCCGGAGCGTCGCCCCTACGTGATCATCGATCCGCGTGCCGGTCACGGTCCCGGCATCGGCGGCTTCAAGGATGATTCCCAGGTGGGCGTCGCGCTGCGCGCGGGCCACCCGGTCTATTTCGTCACTTTCTTCCATGAACCCGAGCCCGGTCAGACCCTGCTTGACGTCACCGAAGCCGAGGCGGCATTCGTCAGCAAGGTGCGCGAACTTCATCCGCAGAGCGGCAAGCCCGTCATCGTCGGCAATTGCCAGGGCGGCTGGGCGGCGATGATGGTGGCAGCAACACACCCGGAGGAAGCCGGACCGGTGGTCATCAACGGCGCACCGATGTCCTACTGGGGCGGCGCATGGGAAGACGGTGACCACGACAACCCAATGCGATATGCCGGAGGACTTCTGGGTGGGACGTGGATGTCATCGATGATTTCCGACCTTTCGGACGGCATTTTCGATGGCGCCTGGCTGGTCCAGAATTTCGAGAACCTGAACCCCGCCAACTCGTACTGGAAGAAGTATTACCACCTGTTCGCCAATATCGATACCGAGCCGGCGCGCTTTCTTGAGTTCGAGCGCTGGTGGGGTGGCTTCTATCTGATGAATCGCGAAGAGATCGAGTGGATCACACAGACTCTTTTCATCGGCAACACACTGTGGGACGGCGGTGTCAAGGCACAATCCGGGCGCCCGATGGATCTGCGGGACATCCGTTCGCCCATCGTCCTGTTCGCATCGATGGGCGACAACATCACACCACCCGAACAGGCCTTCAACTGGGTCGCCGACATCTACGGCTCAACCGAAGAAATCAAGGCTCGTGGCCAGGTGATAGTCGGTCTGCTGCATGCGGACGTCGGTCACCTGGGTATCTTCGTGTCCGGTGCGGTGGCACGCAAGGAGCACGCCCAGATCGTTTCGGTGATGAAATCCATCGAAGCGCTGCCGCCCGGGCTGTACGGCATGAACATCCTGACCATCCGGTCCGACGGTGGAGAAGAACGGTACGAAGTGGAGTTCATCGAGCAGCGACTCGAAGACGTGAGCCGTCGGCTCAACCGCTACGCCCGGCAGGACGAGAAGCCCTTCGAGACGGTGGCCGCGATTTCCGGTTTCAACCAACGCGCCTATGAACTGTTTGCCCGGCCGCTGGTGCAGGGGATGGCCAACGAGGCGACGGCAAAGCTGGCGCGCGATTTTCACCCCCTGCGATTCCAGCGCTGGGCGATTTCCGACATCAACCCCTGGCTCGGCTGGCTCGCTCCGGCAGCGCAGGCGGTCAGGGCACAACGCACGCCGCTGGGTGGCGATCACCCGTGGCGAGTCATCGAAGCCGCGGCCTCGGACATCTTTTCGGCTTCGCTGGACTTCCAGCGTGACATCGGCAATGCGCTGAAGGAATGTCTTTTCTTCCACACGTACGGAAATCTCTTCACGCTGACTGCGACCAACGCTGGCAGCAACACGCCGGAGGCCGCCATCGAGCCAAGGAATCTGCCCATGGTGAAGGCCGCGCTGGGCAAACTGAGTGACGGCGGTTATACCGAAGCGGCTGCGCGCCTCGGCTTTCTGCTGCACCGGCACGGCGCGCCGATGCCGCTTTCGCGGCTGGAGCTGCGCGTCGATCTCGCCAAAGACCTTGCCCACTTGATGCCTTCCGGCGCACCGGACGAACTGCGGCGCATTCGCGGCGAACAGGAAATCATCGTCTGCTTCGAACCGGACAAGGCGATTTCCAGTCTGCCGACGCTTCTGCAGCGAGACGAGGACCGTGTGCGAATGCTTGCGCTGCTCGCTGCACTGACCGATGAACCGCGCGTGCGGGCCATGCAACTGACGCAGGATCAGGAGCAGATGATCCGCAGGATTCGGGAAGCCATCGCCCCGACGCCATCAGAGCGCAAGATAACGGTGCCACTATCGAAACGTAAGTCGGGGCGTTCGAGTTGA
- a CDS encoding acetate/propionate family kinase, with product MSDAVLTLNAGSSSMKFALFALPANGRDVPQQARMTGRIDGIGAAGRAARLTAEDAAGNRLEDAELPIEGSAELQHREALRRLAQWLVDCDAGLRITAVGHRVVHGGRRFSAPVLLDAQVIATLRDLIPLAPLHQPHNLAGIDAMASALPGVPQVACFDTAFHRTQPDIAQMFALPRRITAEGVLRYGFHGLSYEFIADVLPHHLPAAQADGRVIVAHLGNGASMCGMRARRSQATSMGFTAVDGLMMGTRTGSLDPGVLLYLMEQHGMDAPALTRLLYSESGLLGVSGLSSDMRTLLASDTAEAAQAVDLFCYRAVREIGSLAAALEGIDALVFTGGIGEHAAAVRERICRLLGWMGIAFDAAANSSTASAAPRISTPDSRVAVCVIPTNEEWMIARHTAELLS from the coding sequence ATGAGCGATGCCGTGCTGACGCTCAACGCCGGCTCCAGTTCGATGAAGTTCGCGCTGTTCGCGTTGCCGGCGAACGGTCGCGACGTGCCGCAGCAAGCCCGCATGACCGGCCGCATCGACGGCATCGGAGCGGCCGGGCGGGCGGCCCGACTGACGGCCGAGGATGCGGCGGGCAACCGGCTGGAAGATGCCGAACTGCCGATCGAGGGGTCGGCGGAACTGCAGCACCGCGAGGCGCTGCGCCGTCTGGCGCAATGGCTCGTTGATTGCGATGCCGGATTGCGCATCACGGCGGTCGGTCATCGCGTGGTGCATGGCGGGCGCCGGTTTTCGGCACCGGTCCTGCTCGATGCGCAGGTGATCGCCACCTTGCGCGATCTGATTCCACTGGCGCCGCTGCATCAGCCGCACAACCTCGCCGGCATCGATGCGATGGCAAGCGCGCTGCCCGGCGTGCCGCAGGTGGCCTGCTTCGATACGGCGTTCCACCGCACGCAGCCGGACATTGCGCAGATGTTCGCGCTGCCGCGCCGGATCACCGCCGAGGGCGTGCTGCGCTACGGCTTCCATGGCCTGTCGTATGAATTCATCGCCGACGTGCTGCCGCACCATCTGCCGGCTGCGCAGGCGGATGGCCGGGTCATCGTCGCGCACCTCGGAAACGGTGCATCGATGTGCGGCATGCGCGCGCGCCGCAGCCAGGCGACCAGCATGGGCTTCACGGCGGTCGACGGACTGATGATGGGCACCCGCACCGGCAGCCTCGACCCCGGCGTGCTGCTTTACCTGATGGAACAGCACGGCATGGACGCACCGGCACTGACCCGCCTGCTGTACAGCGAATCCGGTCTGCTGGGCGTGTCGGGCCTGTCCTCGGACATGCGCACCCTGCTCGCATCGGATACCGCGGAAGCGGCGCAGGCGGTCGATCTGTTCTGCTATCGGGCGGTAAGGGAAATCGGCTCACTGGCCGCCGCCCTCGAAGGCATCGATGCACTGGTGTTCACCGGCGGCATCGGCGAACACGCGGCCGCCGTGCGCGAGCGGATCTGCCGGCTACTGGGCTGGATGGGCATCGCGTTCGACGCTGCCGCCAACTCATCCACCGCCAGCGCCGCCCCCCGCATCAGCACACCGGACAGCCGCGTAGCCGTCTGCGTCATCCCGACCAACGAAGAGTGGATGATCGCGCGCCACACCGCCGAACTCCTGTCCTGA
- a CDS encoding plasmid stabilization protein, with product MLRELIISVRRSGFVTLFEIEDQSTIAVIAARRWLEGDNH from the coding sequence TTGCTCAGGGAACTGATCATTTCAGTCCGGCGATCGGGCTTCGTTACGCTGTTCGAGATCGAGGACCAATCGACCATTGCCGTCATCGCCGCACGCCGCTGGCTCGAAGGCGACAACCACTGA
- a CDS encoding RNA-binding protein, with protein sequence MKIILTGLHEDADMEKLRERMSHFGPVLDIQAVRDGDPDKPWFVVNMDIDVAEATKVARRIDGIYYNDRFLHARVMFHG encoded by the coding sequence ATGAAGATCATATTGACCGGCCTCCATGAGGACGCCGACATGGAAAAACTGCGCGAGCGCATGTCGCATTTCGGTCCGGTGCTCGACATTCAGGCGGTACGCGACGGTGATCCGGACAAGCCCTGGTTCGTCGTCAACATGGATATCGATGTAGCGGAAGCGACCAAGGTCGCGCGGCGCATCGATGGCATCTATTACAACGACCGCTTTCTGCACGCGCGCGTCATGTTTCATGGCTGA
- the fabI gene encoding enoyl-ACP reductase FabI, protein MANSNKGVLSGKRALIIGIANENSIAWGCARALHAAGAELAITYLNDKAKPFVEPLAQQLGAELLLPLDVSVAGQMEDVFATIQGTWRRLDIALHSIAFAPREALAGGLIDCPADGFAKAMDVSCHSFIRMARLAAPLMTDGGSLFAMSYMGANKVVPNYNVMGPCKAALEASVRYLAFELGPKGIRVHAISPGPLRTRAASGLKEFDELLYEAVQKSPISGLVDIDDVGVALTYLATDYARRLTGSTFYVDGGHNIMA, encoded by the coding sequence ATGGCTAACAGCAACAAGGGCGTTCTCAGCGGCAAGCGCGCGCTGATCATCGGCATCGCCAACGAAAACTCGATCGCCTGGGGCTGCGCGCGTGCGTTGCACGCGGCGGGTGCCGAACTGGCGATCACCTATCTCAACGACAAGGCGAAACCCTTTGTCGAACCGCTGGCGCAGCAACTCGGCGCCGAACTGCTGCTGCCGCTCGACGTGTCGGTGGCGGGTCAGATGGAAGACGTGTTCGCGACGATTCAGGGCACATGGCGTCGCCTGGACATTGCGCTGCACTCGATCGCGTTTGCACCCAGGGAGGCACTGGCCGGCGGTCTGATCGATTGCCCGGCCGATGGATTCGCCAAGGCCATGGACGTGTCGTGTCATTCCTTCATCCGCATGGCCCGGCTGGCTGCTCCGCTGATGACCGACGGCGGCTCGCTGTTCGCGATGAGCTATATGGGTGCCAACAAGGTGGTGCCCAACTACAACGTGATGGGCCCGTGCAAGGCGGCGCTCGAGGCCTCGGTGCGCTATCTGGCGTTCGAGCTCGGGCCGAAGGGCATCCGCGTGCATGCCATTTCGCCGGGGCCGCTGCGCACCCGGGCGGCGTCCGGACTCAAGGAATTCGATGAACTGTTGTATGAGGCGGTCCAGAAGTCGCCGATCAGCGGACTCGTCGACATCGACGATGTGGGCGTCGCCCTGACCTATCTGGCCACCGATTACGCGCGCCGACTTACCGGCTCGACCTTCTACGTGGACGGCGGCCACAACATCATGGCTTGA